gaaaaggtaaaaaaaggcACAGAGCTGTCTTTCACGCTGATGTGGGGTCAGGGTGAAGCTAAGGTATGAGGATACCTTTCACTGTATTGCACTGTTTTTATACGGCATTCAGCATGGGTTAGGTACTACTACATCTAACAAAATTTAACATGTAAATCAGAAATTCACATATCTGCAGAAAACCCTCTGGATTTAAGAGTAAACTTGTGAATTTCTATCTCTGCATATATTTAGTAGTTCCAGTAAatgcagttttttattttcttttgaagtctTGAAGCCAAAATTGTATTAGGAAGTACAATGATTGTGTAACATAACTGTTTTACATATGTCCCAGAATTCCCATAAAGAGCAGTAATACCTGTTACTCTTTAACTAGCAAGAGTCTTTGAAATGTCCCATTCTGACAAAGGTCAGGAGCACATCTGAGTTTTCTTCTAATGAATGCTAGGCTAATGGAGATGAAAGAGACCTGTTAGTAGGCCAGCCTCAGCAAGAGAGAAATAAGTTTAATTTCCATAATTACTGAGTAATTAATCAAATTGTCTGTACACAGAAACTAGAAGTGTGTGTACATTTTTCTAGTCACAGGTATCTGCTGACTGATGTTGGGAATACAGTTCACTCTGCATCCAGAACCTCTATCTGCCGACTTATTTTGTGACAACAAACTATGCATATCCAGTGATATGCACTGAAATTGTCACTAATTACctaattctgtttatttcaaaGTATTATTCCACCATGCTATGATACAAGTTACAGGTTTCACTACACTACTTGCTACAAAACTTATGACTgaatttttcaataatttctgAGAAGCTTAAGCAATCCTTGGGCAACTTGTCAACTCACAGCAGGAAAGATTTAAAGGAATCCACAGTGTAGCAAGTAGCTACACTGGAGGGACAAGGCTGGTAAGAAACCAGGCAGTATCTACAGAGTCACATTCATACACACCCCATCTGTTTGACTCTCTGCAAGGCTAGATACATACATACACTATTCAAACCAACTGgagtcagctgcagcagcagaagtctCAGTCATGGTCTACTGTCTGAAAGACTCTGGTCTCTAGTAATAAACAGTcctttttccagtgttttggcagattgaaaaaaaaaaaaaaaaaaaagatgatatAGTAACCGCTGTATTCTAGTGTCCTGAACTACATGTTGTGCCTGTATGTACTAGTTCTGGAAAGCCCACAGAAGGAAATGCAAAGACTTTGCCTCCTTCTTACTGAAGAGCCATGGAACAAATTCTTGTGTCTGACAGTTGTTTGTAAGAagagcaaacaaacacaaaaaacttcACTAAACCTTATAATCTAGGGGAAAATCACATCTCAGTAAGAACTGCAAGAGGAAGGAATTATTGTGCTAAGAAACCTCTGGATATATTCTTCTTAGTTTTCTGAAGTTACTCTGAGTAAGGATTGTGCTAAAGTTTTGCTTCAGAGAATTAATCTGTAATGTTAAAGATAATTTGGTTTTACTgtaaaagtaaaaatgttttttgataACTCACAGAATATCTTGGAATAAGAAgtcaatttaaagataattaGTTGCTATCCTTAATATTAGCAATGGAATTAGACTTTTGTTAGAGATTGCTCATTCAAATTTCTCATACAAATTAATATGAATTTGCTTGAGAGGACCTGACAAATTGTTGCCTGTTTCAAATGAAAGAATAGTATTGGACAgtattaatatatatttgatTATGGAGAATTGTAAAGCACAATGAGTATGCCTACCTGGACAAGTCATAAATACTGCAGCAGTAGAGAGAAATGTTGCCAGAGGTACTCTacaataaaagcaaaggaaCAATCCTTATCAGCTAACTGTCTTTAAATATGTACTCAtaagtatatatttatatttcacatCTTAAAATATACCCATactattaaaaatgaaaatttaaaaatacatttatgtGTAATAGGGAAAAACACtgagaattatttttagttttagtttaCTGAGGTAACTCTTCTCATCCCCTCCAGAGAGGTTCTAATCTATAAAGGCATGCAACTTTTTTAAGGCATGTccagttttaaaatacattcctTCTACTTTCAGGTGTTTTCACTGTCATAAGAAGGCCAAAGTAGTAAGTTTAGAAGAATAACTTCTCAGTCCAAAAATACAACTCAGAGCTTCCTTTTAGACCTCTTCAGGAGAGGTGAATGATTACCAGTAAAACTGATGCACAAAAGCAGCATAACTTGTTTGCTCAGTTATGCCAGCACTGCATGGTTAACCACACCAGATCATTTGACAACACAGGAGACATACCTGGAACATTTTTGCTCCTGAAATCTCAGGGACTGGCTCCTCACAATAAGGCAGACTGTGgtctgaaaaaaattccttcactgCTTGCTCGCTGACTTCCACACCAACAACAGTGTATCCCATGTCTGCCAGCCTGCACACAAGAGAGAGCATCCAGGTTCACATGAGGCCCACAAGCTGGGCAAAATGTGTATCTCCCATGCATCATTTGTCATTAGGGAAAGCCTAGTTTCAGGATGCCCTGAAAAGTCTAATCCTTACTTTCTGAAGTGTTCACATTCTATTGAACACCTCCCTTCCACAATATGAGCTTGTATTAGCACCACTCAGCATACAGTTGGCGAGGACTTACATGCTTTATTTAGATTTAATGAATTATTCATTTATTCCTAATAACTCCTTGAAAACAGAGGTGATCACTCTGAGGTACTGTCCATTTCAGAaaggtgctgtgctgtgaaCTGAGGTAAGTGAGGCACACTGTCCACCCAGCTGCCTCTGTGGCTTGGCAGGAGTGGGCAGCAAAGGAGGTGTGGtaagctctgtgctgctgcagctcagcaaaaCAGCAATGTGTGTCAGAGCCCACAGGCAGCCTAGGAAGCAGTTTCTCTGATAAAACCTGAGAGCTGGATTACTTGAAGATAAAGTGCTCCCTTCCTCTAAGAAAAAACACTGGCTTATATAGGCCCTAATTTTAAATACGACACTCCCTCCTTCCTGCCATCcccaccaaaagaaaaaaaacaaaaacaatacaACAGGTTAAAGTAAAGTAAGAAGcataaaaaaagaggaaattacaTTTAGCCCAAATCACTTAAATTTCCAGAGTGGCATGCCACATAGTCTCTTGGAAATGTTGTCTGACACAACTGACCTCATTGTGGGCAATTTAAACTGGCATTGCTACTAAAAGCAGCAGTGGTAAGGGCATAGCTTCAGTCCATCTAAATTCAGCATTCCCCAAGATGAACTTGGGACAATCAGGAGGACTTTCTGGTCAGACCTTATCCATTCAATTTATGCTGCTATACAAAACACCAGCTTCCTCCTCCTTTAGCTTCCAGTGACACTGCTTTCCTAGTAGTGCATTTCCACTGGCCAATATAAGGTTGGGaattccccctctccctccctccctccttccctccccacatcAAGTAAGATTTTTGCTCTTATTATCTGTGTTTTACCATTTCATCTCTACAGCTTTACcacaaagtggaaaaaatatcCTCAGTCCACTCCTGCCATTTAAAAGAACATCCAGATACTTTTGGAGTAATCTGTGGAAGAACAAATACATTTTACTTAACTCAGTGACAATTTGTGCTGGCAAAAGCCAAGTACTAAACACTATGCTAGGTAGCACAAAAACTCCACAATGACATGCACATATGTCATTAGCTCAACCTGCTTCATGCCAttggaaataaaaacataaaataaaagcatttacATAGCAAGAAAGTCAATTTCATGTCATTCAGAAATTGACACGTTTATGTTTgctctattttctgtttctctttgtaAGTAAACAATCCAACCAACCCACCTCAAAGAGGGTCATAACAGAGATATTAAGCAGAATGTTTATGAAACTTCTGCATCAAGCAAATCCCTTTTACAGGTCTTTAAAGACTATATAATCAGGTTTGCTCTCTTAGGTCCTTGGCTTTTACTGCATGGTATTTACTCTGATACCCTCTGCACATTGTTTCAAGTTTCACTACACAAACAAAAGTGCAAAGCTTCTCCATCAGAAAATTTAAGATTTTCTAGCCAAACTACCCAAGCTCTAAGGTTAAAAACTTGATTCGAGAGTAAAActtctaaattaatttcagtacTTTCTTTTCTCTATCTTTGACAAATACAGGTCACaaaaatatctatatttttgtttcaagcTGTGCCCATGTAAGataatttgctttttgcaaATGTTCCATTTTCAGTTAAGAGTTTCTCGAAAGAGCCAAGCCACTCATCTCATGGCATTACTTAAAACAGCTTAAGAAGAATGAAGTCACGTACGGATGTCGTTGCTCCTTGTGAAACCCGATGTtgcccatttcccatttttgtaGCCATTCTTCCTCTGTGACCACTCTCTCTTTCTGAGACCCAATATCAGAGCCTTCCAGGAGCCCGGATGCATCCGCTGAGTGGTCCATGTCTCCAGGGAATGCTtgtagctggaaaaaaagagagaagaattaCCCTCACCCAGTGCATAGTTTGGAACTGGCTCTTACTTCCTCGAACCGGACAAAAATTTAGTAGATCTCAAGAGATCACAATTTGGTGACAGCAGCAATGCAGCTGTGCAGAAGGCGATAGAGCCATCAGCACACCCTCGTTAGCGATCGCTTCGGGCAGACCCCGTTTCCCGGGGCGGCTGAACGCGCCCGCCCAGCGCCGCGGGACCGCCGGCGGCCTCCCTTGGGCACCCACCGGGAAGCCCCCCTACCCCGGCACCGAAGGAGGGAGATGCCGACATTTCCCTGCCATGAAACCCGCGGGCAGGAGGCGGGGGCGAGCGGCGGCTGGGGGCCGGGGGACCCGCGGGGCGACCCGCAGGCTCCGCACGGCCCGGGCAGCGGCAGCCGCGGTACCTGCGCGGCCGCGGTccccggcgcggcggggccggggcggcgccTGCCCGCCCTCCCCCTCGCTACGCACCGCGGAGAGCGGAAGCGGCGGCAGGAGGAGGCGGGCTGAGGGTGCACGGCACCGGGGAGGCGGAGGATGGCGGTGGGGATGGCGGCGGCGGTGAGTGACTCCgtccctcccttcctccctc
The nucleotide sequence above comes from Oenanthe melanoleuca isolate GR-GAL-2019-014 chromosome 2, OMel1.0, whole genome shotgun sequence. Encoded proteins:
- the TPMT gene encoding thiopurine S-methyltransferase isoform X2 — encoded protein: MDHSADASGLLEGSDIGSQKERVVTEEEWLQKWEMGNIGFHKEQRHPLLQKYLDVLLNGRSGLRIFFPLCGKAVEMKWLADMGYTVVGVEVSEQAVKEFFSDHSLPYCEEPVPEISGAKMFQSTSGNISLYCCSIYDLSSSIVGKFDGVWDRGALVAVNPCDRQRYASLMINLVEKNSSYLLVTVSYDPNKHKGPPFYVPESEIKSLFGNCCEIRCLEKVDDFSEKHRQWGLDYFLEVLYLLKFVA
- the TPMT gene encoding thiopurine S-methyltransferase isoform X4, whose protein sequence is MDHSADASGLLEGSDIGSQKERVVTEEEWLQKWEMGNIGFHKEQRHPLLQKYLDVLLNGRSGLRIFFPLCGKAVEMKWLADMGYTVVGVEVSEQAVKEFFSDHSLPYCEEPVPEISGAKMFQSTSGNISLYCCSIYDLSSYASLMINLVEKNSSYLLVTVSYDPNKHKGPPFYVPESEIKSLFGNCCEIRCLEKVDDFSEKHRQWGLDYFLEVLYLLKFVA
- the TPMT gene encoding thiopurine S-methyltransferase isoform X3, with product MSASPSFGAGLQAFPGDMDHSADASGLLEGSDIGSQKERVVTEEEWLQKWEMGNIGFHKEQRHPLLQKYLDVLLNGRSGLRIFFPLCGKAVEMKWLADMGYTVVGVEVSEQAVKEFFSDHSLPYCEEPVPEISGAKMFQSTSGNISLYCCSIYDLSSYASLMINLVEKNSSYLLVTVSYDPNKHKGPPFYVPESEIKSLFGNCCEIRCLEKVDDFSEKHRQWGLDYFLEVLYLLKFVA
- the TPMT gene encoding thiopurine S-methyltransferase isoform X1, with protein sequence MSASPSFGAGLQAFPGDMDHSADASGLLEGSDIGSQKERVVTEEEWLQKWEMGNIGFHKEQRHPLLQKYLDVLLNGRSGLRIFFPLCGKAVEMKWLADMGYTVVGVEVSEQAVKEFFSDHSLPYCEEPVPEISGAKMFQSTSGNISLYCCSIYDLSSSIVGKFDGVWDRGALVAVNPCDRQRYASLMINLVEKNSSYLLVTVSYDPNKHKGPPFYVPESEIKSLFGNCCEIRCLEKVDDFSEKHRQWGLDYFLEVLYLLKFVA